The proteins below come from a single Papaver somniferum cultivar HN1 chromosome 11, ASM357369v1, whole genome shotgun sequence genomic window:
- the LOC113321190 gene encoding probable membrane-associated kinase regulator 1 — MGKSSSRRKLLSKTLPSSPSHSFSSSSSSSDFEFTISLSALKGSSSSNLLCPADELFYKGQLLPLHLSPRLSMVRTLLLSPTRTSTDTDTTSRDSTGSTNDSHSSFGCELLNNDCDSSRPSSVSAELEDEFKRLSSRREHDHDEIHSAHSHQEHQVKKPRYFSLSRFSSVFRKDQTKINRQVQQQVVVAAAQHHSSPSESASVKKASSSSSSSAKDVIRKYLKKVKPLYERLSSQKQQQEQKMDSVIKSTTSRAISLSLKSTGCSLTESSIKSSRDMAGSLCSSSSVISSNKENGNGRFSNSFSGNLRYPRKRSNNLSCPSSIRSSPNHSGVLCRNKVMSSGNSNNNVVIRSGFNSEASSMNELQNAIQGAIAHCKNSMAQAQATKSEATEQTSLLTFFSS; from the exons atggGAAAATCATCATCAAGAAGAAAGCTGTTATCAAAAACattaccatcatcaccatcacattCATTCTCATCGTCATCTTCCTCATCAGATTTTGAGTTCACAATATCTTTATCAGCACTTAAAGGATCATCGTCATCAAATCTGTTATGTCCAGCTGATGAACTCTTTTACAAAGGACAGTTGCTTCCTCTTCATCTTTCTCCTCGTCTTTCTATGGTAAGAACTTTATTATTATCACCAACAAGAACTTCTACTGATACTGATACTACTTCTCGTGATTCAACTGGTAGCACTAATGATTCGCATTCTTCGTTCGGTTGTGAATTGCTTAACAATGATTGTGATTCATCTAGACCTAGTTCAGTAAGTGCAGAGCTTGAAGATGAGTTTAAACGACTTAGTTCTCGCCGTGAACATGATCATGATGAAATCCATTCTGCTCATTCTCACCAAGAACACCAAGTGAAGAAACCTAGGTATTTTTCTTTATCTAGATTCTCATCTGTGTTTAGGAAAGATCAGACGAAGATAAATAGACAAGTACAACAACAAGTGGTGGTAGCTGCTGCTCAACATCACAGTTCTCCATCTGAATCAGCATCAGTTAAGAAAGCGAgcagctcttcttcttcttcagcaaaaGATGTGATTAGAAAGTACTTAAAGAAAGTGAAACCTTTATACGAAAGGCTATCatcacaaaaacaacaacaagaacagaAGATGGACAGTGTTATTAAATCTACAACTAGCCGGGCTATATCTTTGTCATTGAAGAGTACTGGTTGTAGTTTAACAGAAAGTTCCATTAAAAGCAGCAGAGACATGGCAGGTAGTctttgttcttcatcatcagttaTTAGTAGTAATAAAGAGAATGGAAATGGAagattttcaaattcattttcaggGAATTTAAGATACCCAAGAAAGAGAAGTAACAATTTAAGCTGCCCATCTTCAATTAGATCATCACCAAATCATTCCGGAGTTCTTTGTAGAAACAAAGTTATGAGCAGTGGAAATTCTAATAACAATGTAGTGATAAGAAGTGGGTTTAATTCAGAAGCATCATCAATGAATGAATTGCAGAATGCTATTCAAGGTGCTATTGCTCATTGCAAGAACTCAATGGCTCAGGCTCAGGCGACTAAATCAGAAGCTACAGAACAGACTTCTTTGTTGACG TTTTTTTCTAGCTAA